In Gammaproteobacteria bacterium, a single window of DNA contains:
- a CDS encoding MerR family transcriptional regulator yields MLEATEYKQLSAIPTKRYFTIGEVSELCSVKPHVLRYWEQEFPSLKPVKRRGNRRYYQRHDVMLIRQIRSLLYEQGYTIGGARQKLTGVAAKEDSAQSQQIVYQTRLELEELLEYLSH; encoded by the coding sequence ATGCTGGAAGCGACTGAATATAAGCAGCTTTCTGCAATACCAACCAAACGATATTTCACTATTGGCGAAGTGAGCGAGCTGTGTAGCGTCAAGCCGCACGTGCTGCGCTACTGGGAGCAGGAATTTCCTTCGCTCAAACCCGTCAAACGGCGCGGCAATCGCCGCTATTACCAACGCCACGACGTAATGCTGATACGGCAGATTCGCAGCCTGTTGTACGAGCAGGGCTATACGATCGGCGGCGCGCGACAGAAGCTCACTGGTGTCGCCGCCAAGGAAGACAGCGCGCAGAGTCAGCAAATCGTCTACCAGACCCGGCTGGAACTCGAAGAGCTGCTCGAATATCTTAGCCACTGA
- the pheT gene encoding phenylalanine--tRNA ligase subunit beta, whose amino-acid sequence MRINEGWLRAWVNPPISTEALAERLTMAGLELACMWPAAPAFQGVVVARVTDVWPHPHTESLKLCRVDDGGANTLTVVCGAPDVEAGWLAAFARVGAELPEGRRVEALEVQGVESRGMLCSACDLGLAETSESLLRLDGDAQIGQSIRDHLGLDDKVMEIELTPNRADCLCIAGMAREVAALTGTVIRGMDVQPVPAIHEHHFPVSIEAPADCPRYAGRVIRSIATGRQAPLWMRERLRRCGLRSIDPVVDVTNYVMLELGQPMHAFDLGRLTGGIRVRQANDGEKLTLLGDQEIKVAAGTLLIADHARPLALAGIMGGQDSAVGVHTRDIFLESAHFSPGAIAGRARIYGLATESSHRFERGVDPELQVKALERATGLLLGITGGDAGPVQDVVSAEHLPSRGRTSLRPTQVARVLGVSIPTPRISEILRSLGCALGTDRESLWVVPPSCRFDLRIEADLIEEVGRVYGYDHIPATIAGHEPIMRINSGQDLRRLRTLLVDRGYQEAITYSFVDAETNKLFNPGRAPLRVTNPISADLSVMRTSLWPGLVKAAQYNFNRQQSRVKLFEFGQQFVDTEHGLQQTPMLAGLVSGDMLPEQWGATARAVDFFDVKADVEALLGLAGLSGGVHFEPDAAAALHPGQAARIVLNDKVIGRLGAVQPALERRLDLPRRVFLWELETALLRRNGVAPVQEISRFPAIRRDIAIIVDEAVTATQVTQCVIKTADDLLRDVYVFDVYRGYGVAAGRKSLALGLILQGLTRTLTDKDVDAAVSHIVTGLAQRLGATLRV is encoded by the coding sequence ATGAGAATCAATGAAGGGTGGTTACGGGCGTGGGTGAACCCGCCCATCTCTACCGAAGCGCTGGCGGAGCGCTTGACCATGGCCGGGCTCGAGCTAGCCTGCATGTGGCCGGCGGCGCCAGCTTTTCAAGGCGTAGTTGTTGCGCGCGTAACCGATGTTTGGCCGCACCCACACACGGAGTCGCTCAAGCTATGTCGTGTCGACGATGGCGGCGCTAACACCTTGACAGTCGTCTGCGGCGCGCCCGATGTGGAAGCGGGATGGCTCGCGGCGTTCGCTCGCGTGGGCGCCGAACTGCCGGAGGGCAGGCGAGTTGAGGCGCTTGAGGTGCAGGGCGTGGAATCGCGCGGCATGTTGTGTTCGGCGTGCGATCTGGGACTCGCCGAGACTTCCGAGAGCCTGCTGCGTCTGGACGGTGACGCGCAAATCGGACAATCGATCCGGGATCATCTCGGTCTCGACGACAAGGTGATGGAGATCGAGCTGACCCCGAACCGCGCCGATTGTCTCTGTATCGCCGGCATGGCGCGCGAAGTCGCCGCGCTGACTGGCACGGTGATCCGGGGCATGGACGTGCAGCCGGTCCCGGCCATTCACGAGCATCATTTCCCGGTGAGCATCGAAGCACCCGCGGATTGCCCGCGCTACGCAGGGCGCGTGATTCGATCCATCGCGACAGGCCGGCAGGCGCCGCTATGGATGCGGGAACGGTTACGGCGATGCGGGCTGCGCAGCATCGATCCAGTCGTCGATGTTACGAATTACGTGATGCTGGAGCTGGGCCAGCCCATGCACGCGTTCGATCTTGGCCGTTTGACGGGCGGCATTCGCGTGCGACAAGCCAACGATGGCGAGAAGCTCACCCTGCTGGGCGACCAGGAGATCAAGGTCGCGGCGGGCACCTTGCTTATCGCGGATCACGCGCGGCCGCTGGCGCTGGCCGGCATCATGGGTGGCCAGGACAGCGCCGTGGGGGTGCACACGCGCGATATTTTTCTGGAGAGCGCTCATTTCAGTCCGGGCGCGATTGCCGGTCGGGCGCGAATCTATGGACTTGCGACCGAATCCTCACATCGCTTCGAGCGCGGTGTCGATCCCGAGTTGCAGGTGAAGGCGCTGGAACGCGCCACCGGCCTGTTGCTGGGCATCACGGGCGGCGATGCGGGGCCGGTGCAGGATGTCGTCAGCGCCGAACATCTGCCGTCACGCGGCCGCACTAGCTTAAGACCAACGCAGGTTGCACGGGTGCTGGGCGTATCCATACCTACGCCCCGCATAAGCGAAATTTTGCGGTCTCTGGGATGCGCGTTGGGGACCGACCGCGAGTCATTGTGGGTTGTACCGCCGTCGTGCCGCTTCGATCTACGCATTGAAGCCGACCTGATCGAAGAGGTCGGCCGCGTCTATGGTTACGATCACATCCCGGCCACCATCGCGGGCCACGAGCCAATAATGCGTATCAATAGCGGCCAGGACCTCCGGCGTCTGCGCACCTTGCTGGTCGATCGCGGCTATCAGGAGGCGATCACGTACAGTTTCGTGGACGCGGAAACAAATAAGCTGTTCAATCCCGGACGCGCGCCCCTGCGCGTCACGAACCCCATTTCCGCGGACCTCTCGGTAATGCGCACCAGCCTGTGGCCGGGGCTCGTGAAAGCGGCCCAGTACAATTTCAATCGACAGCAATCGCGGGTGAAGCTGTTCGAATTCGGCCAGCAGTTTGTGGATACCGAACACGGCTTGCAGCAGACGCCGATGCTGGCCGGACTGGTAAGCGGCGACATGCTTCCCGAACAGTGGGGCGCTACCGCCCGGGCAGTCGACTTTTTCGACGTGAAGGCTGACGTGGAAGCTTTACTGGGGTTGGCCGGGCTGTCCGGCGGGGTTCATTTCGAGCCGGACGCCGCCGCGGCGCTACACCCCGGGCAGGCGGCGCGGATCGTGCTCAATGACAAGGTGATCGGGCGCCTGGGCGCGGTGCAGCCGGCGCTGGAGCGACGGCTGGATTTGCCGCGGCGCGTATTCCTCTGGGAGCTTGAAACGGCGCTGCTTCGCCGTAACGGCGTCGCACCCGTCCAGGAGATATCCAGATTTCCGGCAATCCGCAGGGACATCGCGATCATCGTCGACGAAGCGGTCACTGCGACGCAAGTGACGCAGTGTGTCATCAAGACAGCTGACGATTTATTGCGAGATGTTTATGTATTTGACGTATATAGGGGCTATGGCGTAGCTGCGGGGCGAAAGAGTCTCGCTTTAGGCTTGATTTTACAGGGATTAACGCGCACTCTAACCGATAAAGACGTTGATGCTGCCGTATCGCACATCGTCACTGGCTTGGCGCAAAGGCTTGGGGCAACGTTAAGGGTGTAG
- a CDS encoding PA2169 family four-helix-bundle protein gives MDNDKVISTLNELIETCKDGEQGFSTSAEDVSDPELKTVFKERARTCANGARELQEQVRRLGGDPETSGSTLGALHRGWENVKAKITGKDDKAILEEVERGEAVAVKSYRKALDSDLPTDVRDIVERQLQGVEQNYNLVRKLHEQHTPQRSTR, from the coding sequence ATGGACAACGATAAGGTTATTTCCACACTGAATGAACTAATTGAAACCTGCAAAGACGGTGAGCAAGGGTTTTCAACCAGCGCTGAAGACGTCTCTGATCCTGAGTTAAAAACAGTATTTAAGGAAAGGGCGCGCACCTGCGCGAATGGTGCCCGCGAGTTACAAGAGCAGGTAAGGCGCTTGGGCGGAGATCCTGAAACGAGCGGCAGCACATTAGGCGCACTGCACCGCGGCTGGGAGAATGTTAAAGCCAAAATTACCGGCAAAGACGATAAGGCGATACTGGAAGAGGTCGAACGCGGCGAAGCCGTAGCGGTCAAATCCTACCGTAAAGCGCTGGACTCGGATTTACCGACGGACGTACGTGATATCGTAGAGCGCCAATTGCAAGGTGTCGAGCAGAACTACAACCTGGTTCGCAAGCTTCATGAACAGCATACACCGCAGCGTTCAACGAGATAA
- the ihfA gene encoding integration host factor subunit alpha codes for MALTKADMAEKLFEELGLNKREAKELVEIFFEELRNALERDEAVKLSGFGNFALRDKNQRPGRNPKTGEEIPITARRVVTFRPGQKLKAKVEAYAGSD; via the coding sequence ATGGCGCTGACTAAGGCCGATATGGCTGAAAAGCTATTCGAGGAGCTGGGGCTTAACAAGCGCGAGGCCAAGGAGCTGGTCGAGATTTTTTTCGAGGAGCTCCGCAACGCACTGGAGCGGGACGAGGCGGTCAAACTATCCGGCTTCGGCAATTTTGCGTTACGCGATAAAAATCAGCGTCCGGGGAGGAATCCCAAGACGGGAGAGGAAATTCCGATTACCGCGCGCCGCGTGGTAACTTTCCGGCCGGGTCAGAAACTTAAAGCCAAGGTCGAAGCTTATGCTGGAAGCGACTGA